Within the Burkholderia ubonensis genome, the region GCGCGCGCAGCCGCTCGTCGCCGATCAGAACGCGCCGCGCGCGATCGACGCGCGCAACGCATTCGTGATGAACAGCCTGCTGCAGAGCGTCGCGCAGCGCGGCACCGGCGCGAAGTCCAACGTGCTGAAACGCACCGATCTCGCGGGCAAGACCGGCACGACGAACGACTCGCACGACGCGTGGTTCGCCGGCTACCAGCACACGCTCGCCGCGATCGCCTGGATCGGCTACGACAACCCGCGCAGCCTCGGCGACCGCGAAACCGGCGGCGGCCTCTCGTTGCCCGTGTGGATCGACTACATGGGCGCGGCGCTCAAGGGCGTGCCCGAATTCAAGCCGACGATGCCGGACGGCGTCGAGACGCTCGGCAGCGAGCTGTATTTCGCCGACTTCACGCCGGGGCACGGCTTCGTGTCGACGGTCGGCGTGGCGCAGGCGCCGGTCGCGCAGGACGCGGAGGAAGAAGCGCCGCACGTCGACGAGCAGGAGAAGCAGGACATCATGAACCTGTTCCGCGGCCACTGACGCTCCGGCGGCCCGGAAATGAAAAAAGCGCCCGCGGGCGCTTTTTTTCATGCTGCTGCGCCGAGCGCCGGCGTCACGCGCGGAACGTGATCGGCATCCCGGCCTGCTGCGTCGCGTAGTCGCTGAGCGCCGCGTAGAACTCCGTGCCGGTGCGCGTGTCGCGCCAAGCGCCGTCGACGTAGCGGTAATGGAAACCGCCCGCCTTCGCGGCGATCCACACTTCCTTCATCGGCGGCTGCAGGTTGACGATGATCTTCGAGCCGTTCTCGAACGTCAGCGTCAGGACGCTGCCGTTGCGCTCGAGATCGATGTCGTGATCGCCGTCGTTCGCGGCGTCCACGGTGCGCTCGACGGCCGCCAGCACGGCCTCGGCGCGGGTCAGGTATTCGGTATCGGACATGCTAAACTCTATCGGTTCAATTGTTCAGGGACGATCATGCGAGTCGTTTTCCGGATGAGCGCGATTGTAGCGGCTTTGGCAATTCTTGCAGGCTGCGGTCAAAGCGGTCCGCTCTATTTGCCCACCGTGCCCCCGTTGCCAGCCAAGCCCATTCAGCAGCAGGACACGCCGCCGTCCGACGTCAAGCCGACCGACGAAACCGCGTCGTACGACAGCATCCCCGACTCTTCCGGCACGCCGCTCACGCTGTCGCCCGAGCTGTCGAGCAGCACGTCGAAGGCGGCAACGGCAGCATCGAGCCCGGCGGCCGCGAAGTAATCGAGCGCTGCGCCGCTCGCGGTTCACCTGTCGACACGACAAAAGGCGATGACTCCCCGTCATCGCCTTTTGTTTTTCTGCGCGTGCGTCGTTCATCGTCACGCGCGAATGCGGCGCCGGCTCCATTCGAACAGCCGCCAGCCGAGCAGCGCCACGACGATCGCCGCGTACAGCTTCGGCTGCGCGAGATCGTGCTTGCCGGCCTTCATCCACCAGAAGTGCAGCACGCCGAACGGCACGATCGCGTAGATCGCGCGATGCAGCGTCGCCCAGTGCCGCCCGAGCCTGCGGACCATCGCGCGCGGCGACGTCGCGGCAAGCGGGACCAGCAGCACGAACGCGGCGAAGCCGACGGTGATGAACGGCCGCTTGCCGATGTCCTTCAGTATCTCGGCCAGGTCGAACCACTTGTCGAACCAGACATAGGTCGTGAAGTGCAGCGTCGCGTAGAAGAATGCGAACAGGCCGAGCATCCGGCGAAAGCGCAGCAGCGCGGCAACGCCGGTCATCCGCCGCAGCGGCGTGACGCCGAGCGTGATGCACAGCATCACGAGCGTCCACAGGCCGGTCGAGCGCGTGACGAATTCGACCGGATTCGCGCCGAGCCGGTCGGTCAGGCCGAACAGCACGACGCGCGCGAACGGAGTCAGGCCGGCCGCGAAGGCCAGCACCTTGGCGGGAGCGAGCCAGCGCGGCGGAGCGGCCCGGGCCTTGTCCGGCCGGGGCGCGGCGGCGGGCGCCGGCGCGAGCGTCGAAGCGGGCATGTCGTTTCTCATCGGTGCGCGTCAGAAGAATTTCTTCAGATCCATGCCCTGATACATCGACGCGACAAACTCGCCGTAGCCGTTGAACATCAGCGTCTTGCGCTTCGGCGTGAAGAAGCCGTCATCGCCGATGCGCCGCTCGGTCGCCTGGCTCCAGCGCGGATGGTCGACGTTCGGATTCACGTTCGAATAGAAGCCGTACTCGTTCGGCGCGTAGGTGTTCCAGCTGGTCGGCGGCTGCTTGTCGACGAAGCGGATCTTCACGAGCGACTTCGCGCTCTTGAAGCCGTACTTCCACGGCACGACGACCCGCACGGGCGCGCCGTTCTGGTTCGGCAGCACCTGCCCATAGACGCCCATCGCCAGCAGCGTCAGCGGATTCATCGCCTCGTCCATCCGCAGGCCTTCCGAATACGGCCAGTCGAGAATCGGCGTCGACAGGCCCGGCATCTGCGACGGGTCGGCGAGCGTGACGAACTGCACGTATTTCGCGTTGCCGGTCGGCTGCACGCGCTTGATCAGCTCGGCAAGCGGCACGCCGATCCACGGAATCACCATCGACCAGCCTTCGACGCAGCGCAGCCGGTAGACGCGCTCCTCGAGCGGCGCGAGCTTCAGCAGTTCGTCGAGATCGAACACCTTCGGATGCTGCACGTCGCCCTCGACGCTGACGCGCCACGGACGCGGGCGCAGCGTGCCGGCGTTGCGGGCCGGATCGCCCTTGTCGGTGCCGAATTCGTAGAAGTTGTTGTAGGACGTGACGTCCTTGAACGGCGTCGCGTTGTCGGCCGCGACGAATTTCGGGTTGGTTTTCGCCGCCAGCTTCGCCGCACGCGCATCGGGCGACGCGTACGCGGCAACTGCCGCGCCGCTGCCGCCCAGCATGCTGCCTGCCGCCGCGAGGCCGGCTGCCTGCAGCATGCGCCGGCGGTCGTCGAATACCGCGCGCGGCGTGATCTCGCTGCGCGGAATGTCGTCACCGCTCAACGCGTTCCGGAAAGGCCGTTTGATCCACATCGTGCTGCTCCTCCTGCGTGCGCACCGCGCCCGCGCCATGCGCGTTCGACCCGCGCCATCATGCGCCGTTCGGCGCCCGGATCGCCCGCACGTTACAAAAGAAAACCGCCGGGCACGCAGTGCGCCGGCGGTCTTTGGTCGAACGAGCGTCGGGAATCTTACAGCTTGCCGTAGCTGTGCAGCCCGGACAGGAACATGTTGACCCCGAGAAACGCGAACGTCGTGACGATCAGGCCCGTCAGCGCCCACCATGCGGCGGCCGTGCCGCGCAGGCCCTTCATCAGCCGCATGTGCAGCCACGCCGCGTAGTTCAGCCACACGATCAGCGCCCAGGTCTCCTTCGGGTCCCAGCTCCAGTAGCCGCCCCACGCCTCCGCCGCCCACAGCGCGCCCAGAATCGTCGCGATCGTGAAGAACGCGAAGCCGACCGCGATCGACTTGTACATCACATCGTCGAGCACCTCGAGCGCCGGCAGGCGGTCGCCGAGCACGCCCCGCTCCTTCATCAGGTACGCGACCGACACCATCGCCGACAGCGCGAAGCTGCCGTAGCCGATGAAGTTCGCCGGCACGTGGATCTTCATCCACCAGCTCTGCAGCGCCGGCACGAGCGGCTGGATCTGCTGCGCGTCGCGCGCGATCGAATACCACATCAGGAAGCCGACCGCCGCGCTGATGATCAGCAGCACGAACGCGCCGAGCGCGCGTGTGCCGTAGTGGCCTTCGTAATACAGGTAGAGCAGCGCGGTGATCAGGCTGAACAGGACGAACACTTCGTACAGGTTCGACACCGGGATATGGCCGACGTCGGTGCCGATCAGGTACGACTCGTACCAGCGCACCATCATCCCGGTGAAGCCCATCAGCACCGCGACCCACGTGAGCTTCTGGCCGATCGCGGCGGCGGACGCCGAACGCGCGAGCGTGCCGATCCAGTAGAACACCGTCGCGAGCACGAACAGCGCGCTCATCCACAGGATCGCCGACTGGCTCGACAGGAAGTACTTGAGGAAGAACGCCGAGTCCGCGCGCGCCAGGTCGCCCTGGTAGATCTGGATCGACAGCAGCGCCAGCACCGCGATCGACGCCATCAGCAGCCGGGCCGGCTTCCAGCGCCAGCCGAGCGTGACGAGCGCCGGGACGGTGCCGACCAGCACCGCCTTGTCGTAGTAATCCATGTGCGCGTTGTAGTGCACGAACGCATAACCCGCGCCGAGCACGAGCGCGACCGCGAACAGCCAGTCGAGCGGCGACAGGCGCAACAGGAACGGACGGTCGTCGAACAGCGGCGCCGGAATCGGGGCCTGAGCCGACGCCTCGCGGGCGGGGGAAACTTGAGTGAGATCCATGATGTTACCGGGTGGAATCCTCTGAACCGCCGCCGGCCGGCGGGCGGGGAGCCGATGCCGGAGCGGCATCGCGAGGTGCGGCGTGCAAGGCGGCGCCGGCCGCGTCGCGCGTCTGCACGAATTCTTTCTCGAAATCGAAGGTCTTGCGGGCCGTGGACATCGCCATCACCACATCGACGCCGGAGCCGGCGTCCTTGAGCCAGAACCAGAGGCGCCGCTCGCGCACGTAGAACATCGAGAAGATGCCGGCGACCAGCAGCAGGCTGCCAAGATACACCAGATTCTTGCCGGGCGCGCGCGTCAGCTGAAATACCGAAGCTTGCACCTGCTTGAACGAATCGAGCTGCAGGTAGACCGGCGCGCCGTACAGGAAACTGTCGGACAGCGCGTTGATCGCGTTCTGCACGAACCGGACCGACTCCGCGCCCTGCTGCACGGGCGGTTCGCCGGCGCGCTCGCGCGCGATCTGCCAGACCTCCCACATCGCGCCTTCGAGCATCCGCAGCAGCAGGCCGGCCGCCTTCTCCTGCTCGGCCTTCGGCACCGACCGGTCGATGAACGTCGCAACCGCCTGGAACCCGCCCAGCGGCTGGCCGTCCACACCGCGCCCGGCGCTGTCGTCGCCGGCCGCAAACAGGGTCAGCACTTTCGACGCGCTGTCCTGCAGGCGGCCGCGCAGCGCCGCTTCGCTGCCCGGCAGCGAACGCTGCGCGAAGCGTGCGGCGGCCTCCGTGCGGACCGCCGGGTCTTCGAGCGCCGCGCGCACGCGCATCCATTCGCCGATCGAATCCTGGCTGTCCGCCGGAATCCGCATGTAGCGGAACGGATCGTTCGGGCTTGCGCGCACGCCCGCGAGGAACACGCGCTCGCCGCCCATGTCGACCGGCAGCATGTAGTTGTTGAACTCGCGCGCCTGGCCGTCCTTGCCGCGCACCTTGTATTGCACCGACGGGCCGATGTTGTGCAGTTGCATCGGCTTCGACGATTTCGCGCCCGAGCCGAGCCGCTCGTCGAACGCTTCCTTGAGCGTCGTGGTCTTCGCGACGCCGCGCACGTCCGGCCTGCCGTTCGCGTCGGCCATGTTCTCGACGTTGATCGCGCGGAAATCGGAGAATTCGATCGTCTCGCCGTCGGCGCCCGGCATCTGCAGCGGCACCGAGCTGCCGATCGTGCCCTGCACCGGGAACGTCTTCGGCGCGGCGCCCGTCATCGGGTACGCGGTCATCTGCATCTGCGAGCCGCCGTCCTGGAAGCTCGACTGGTAGATCGACACGCCCTTGTACGTGAACGGCTTGTTGACCTCGACGCGCGCCGGGATCTTTTGCCCGGTCGCGCGATCGATCACGACGATGTCGCTCGCGAACAGCTTCGGCATCCCGGTCGTGTAGTAGTCGACGATGAACTTGTTGAGCTGGATCGAGAACGGCAGGTCCTGGATCAGCGAGCCGTTCGGCTGGTTGAGGATCGCGGTCGACACGAACTGGCCTTCCGGCACCCACGCGTAGCCGCGGAACGTCGGGTTCGACGCCGACAGGCGATGGTCGGGCGAGATCTCACTGATCGTCGCGCTCGTGTTGACGGGGCTCTTGCCGAACATCCACATCTGGAATTTGATCGGCAGGTTGCTGTCGAGCAGGCCGCCGACGCAGATCACGACGATCGCGAGGTGCGCGGCGATGTAGCCCCACTTCGTCATCGCGCCGCGCTTCGCGGAAACCAGCGTCGCGCCGTCGGTTTCGCGCACGACGTGCTTGTAGCCGGCCTTCGTGACGAACGCGGCGAGCGTCGCGGTCGCCTGCGCGCGCGTGCCGGCCGCGGCATATTCGGCCTTGTGGTGGAACGCGCGCAGGCTGCCTTCGCGCACCTTGTCCTTCCAGCTCTTCGCGTCCTTGAGCATCTTCGGCGCATTGCGGATCACGCACAGCGAGATCGACACGACGAGGAAGATCAGGATCAGCATGAACCACCACGCGCTGTACACGTTGTACAGGCCGAGCGAGCGGAAGATGTCGGCCCAGAACGGCCCGAACTGGTTCACGTAGTTCGGATACGGGTCGTCCTGGGTCAGGACGGTGCCGACGATGCTCGCGATCGACAGCACCACCAGCAGCGCGATCGCAAAGCGCATCGAGCTCAACAGCTCGACTGCGCGCTTCGTTGCGCCCTGGCCCGACTTCGACTGCAACCCCGACGTGGTAACGCTCATTCAAACTCCGACTGACAACAAAAAAGGGCAAGGCGGCCGCTGCGATGCGGCGCCCCACCCTTTTCTTGTTCTGACTCCGGCCGCCCTGCGGGCGCCCGGTCGCTTTTCGCGGCCGGCGCTCAGTGCAGGCCGGCGATGTAATCCGCGACGGCCTTGATCTCGCTGTCCGACAGGCGCGACGCGATCTGATGCATCGCCTCGTTGTTGTTACGGGCGCCAGCTCCCTGCTGGAACGCCGTCAACTGGGCGACGGTGTAATCCGACCACTGGCCCGACAGACGCGGATACTGGACCGGCAGC harbors:
- the cyaY gene encoding iron donor protein CyaY, giving the protein MSDTEYLTRAEAVLAAVERTVDAANDGDHDIDLERNGSVLTLTFENGSKIIVNLQPPMKEVWIAAKAGGFHYRYVDGAWRDTRTGTEFYAALSDYATQQAGMPITFRA
- the lptM gene encoding LPS translocon maturation chaperone LptM, with protein sequence MRVVFRMSAIVAALAILAGCGQSGPLYLPTVPPLPAKPIQQQDTPPSDVKPTDETASYDSIPDSSGTPLTLSPELSSSTSKAATAASSPAAAK
- the msrQ gene encoding protein-methionine-sulfoxide reductase heme-binding subunit MsrQ, with the translated sequence MPASTLAPAPAAAPRPDKARAAPPRWLAPAKVLAFAAGLTPFARVVLFGLTDRLGANPVEFVTRSTGLWTLVMLCITLGVTPLRRMTGVAALLRFRRMLGLFAFFYATLHFTTYVWFDKWFDLAEILKDIGKRPFITVGFAAFVLLVPLAATSPRAMVRRLGRHWATLHRAIYAIVPFGVLHFWWMKAGKHDLAQPKLYAAIVVALLGWRLFEWSRRRIRA
- the msrP gene encoding protein-methionine-sulfoxide reductase catalytic subunit MsrP; its protein translation is MWIKRPFRNALSGDDIPRSEITPRAVFDDRRRMLQAAGLAAAGSMLGGSGAAVAAYASPDARAAKLAAKTNPKFVAADNATPFKDVTSYNNFYEFGTDKGDPARNAGTLRPRPWRVSVEGDVQHPKVFDLDELLKLAPLEERVYRLRCVEGWSMVIPWIGVPLAELIKRVQPTGNAKYVQFVTLADPSQMPGLSTPILDWPYSEGLRMDEAMNPLTLLAMGVYGQVLPNQNGAPVRVVVPWKYGFKSAKSLVKIRFVDKQPPTSWNTYAPNEYGFYSNVNPNVDHPRWSQATERRIGDDGFFTPKRKTLMFNGYGEFVASMYQGMDLKKFF
- the ccsB gene encoding c-type cytochrome biogenesis protein CcsB, producing MDLTQVSPAREASAQAPIPAPLFDDRPFLLRLSPLDWLFAVALVLGAGYAFVHYNAHMDYYDKAVLVGTVPALVTLGWRWKPARLLMASIAVLALLSIQIYQGDLARADSAFFLKYFLSSQSAILWMSALFVLATVFYWIGTLARSASAAAIGQKLTWVAVLMGFTGMMVRWYESYLIGTDVGHIPVSNLYEVFVLFSLITALLYLYYEGHYGTRALGAFVLLIISAAVGFLMWYSIARDAQQIQPLVPALQSWWMKIHVPANFIGYGSFALSAMVSVAYLMKERGVLGDRLPALEVLDDVMYKSIAVGFAFFTIATILGALWAAEAWGGYWSWDPKETWALIVWLNYAAWLHMRLMKGLRGTAAAWWALTGLIVTTFAFLGVNMFLSGLHSYGKL
- a CDS encoding cytochrome c biogenesis protein ResB, which translates into the protein MSVTTSGLQSKSGQGATKRAVELLSSMRFAIALLVVLSIASIVGTVLTQDDPYPNYVNQFGPFWADIFRSLGLYNVYSAWWFMLILIFLVVSISLCVIRNAPKMLKDAKSWKDKVREGSLRAFHHKAEYAAAGTRAQATATLAAFVTKAGYKHVVRETDGATLVSAKRGAMTKWGYIAAHLAIVVICVGGLLDSNLPIKFQMWMFGKSPVNTSATISEISPDHRLSASNPTFRGYAWVPEGQFVSTAILNQPNGSLIQDLPFSIQLNKFIVDYYTTGMPKLFASDIVVIDRATGQKIPARVEVNKPFTYKGVSIYQSSFQDGGSQMQMTAYPMTGAAPKTFPVQGTIGSSVPLQMPGADGETIEFSDFRAINVENMADANGRPDVRGVAKTTTLKEAFDERLGSGAKSSKPMQLHNIGPSVQYKVRGKDGQAREFNNYMLPVDMGGERVFLAGVRASPNDPFRYMRIPADSQDSIGEWMRVRAALEDPAVRTEAAARFAQRSLPGSEAALRGRLQDSASKVLTLFAAGDDSAGRGVDGQPLGGFQAVATFIDRSVPKAEQEKAAGLLLRMLEGAMWEVWQIARERAGEPPVQQGAESVRFVQNAINALSDSFLYGAPVYLQLDSFKQVQASVFQLTRAPGKNLVYLGSLLLVAGIFSMFYVRERRLWFWLKDAGSGVDVVMAMSTARKTFDFEKEFVQTRDAAGAALHAAPRDAAPASAPRPPAGGGSEDSTR